From one Bacteriovorax sp. BAL6_X genomic stretch:
- a CDS encoding alpha/beta hydrolase, which produces MKEIVLFLLLTTLLSSCSRFLIFHPDQEDYLDLAPIENEVQKTFIKSKSGNSLSVWKIIPKGEAIGTILHFHGNAQNNSAHIHSINWLVDRGYKVYMLDYSGYGSSEGSATLNNFKLDTLSFVDYFSREVDNCIMYGQSLGGYGVAYVLSERSNVKCSTIILESSFDSFHKLVDDKASNSVVKFIGKVILESGTLEANYNRKKVIVLVNKKDHVIPFKTTMEMYGRISSKQKDVIISDTYAHSRISYQNKEVLIKKLKK; this is translated from the coding sequence ATGAAAGAAATAGTTCTCTTCTTATTACTTACAACACTTTTAAGTTCCTGTAGTCGATTTTTAATTTTTCATCCAGACCAAGAAGACTATCTTGACTTAGCTCCAATTGAAAATGAAGTTCAAAAGACTTTCATAAAATCAAAATCTGGTAATAGTCTAAGTGTCTGGAAAATAATTCCAAAAGGTGAAGCCATAGGAACAATCTTGCATTTTCATGGTAATGCTCAAAATAACTCTGCTCATATTCATAGTATTAACTGGCTAGTTGATAGGGGCTATAAAGTTTATATGTTAGACTATAGTGGCTATGGCTCATCTGAAGGAAGTGCGACACTTAATAACTTCAAGTTAGATACGCTATCTTTTGTCGATTACTTTAGTCGTGAAGTTGATAATTGTATTATGTATGGCCAATCCTTAGGCGGCTATGGAGTCGCATATGTATTGAGTGAGAGGAGCAATGTAAAGTGTAGTACGATTATTCTCGAATCTAGTTTTGATTCATTTCATAAGCTTGTAGATGATAAAGCTTCAAACTCTGTCGTTAAGTTTATTGGAAAAGTTATTCTAGAGAGTGGAACTCTTGAAGCTAACTATAATAGAAAGAAAGTTATTGTTTTAGTGAATAAAAAGGATCATGTTATTCCATTTAAAACAACAATGGAAATGTATGGAAGAATAAGCTCTAAACAAAAAGATGTAATCATATCTGATACTTATGCTCATTCTCGCATTAGTTACCAAAATAAAGAAGTTCTCATTAAAAAACTTAAGAAGTGA
- a CDS encoding MarR family winged helix-turn-helix transcriptional regulator: MKDLEFSRILLDVMPIIIRSIRSELRQAASPHISYPQFRALSNIGRGLNTVGELADHHGISQPAMTKTINILVDEDLVTRNKSSEDARLTILTLSTKGQKLYNDVWSEVQEKISLKLRDFPIKNRKMMVANLQKLKSIID, from the coding sequence GTGAAAGACCTAGAATTTTCAAGAATACTTTTAGATGTAATGCCAATCATTATCCGCTCAATTCGTAGTGAGCTCAGACAAGCGGCATCCCCCCATATCTCCTACCCTCAATTTAGGGCACTCTCTAATATTGGAAGAGGATTAAATACAGTTGGGGAGTTGGCCGACCACCACGGAATTAGCCAGCCGGCCATGACTAAAACAATTAATATTTTGGTTGATGAAGACCTTGTGACCAGAAATAAGTCGAGTGAGGATGCGAGGTTGACGATCTTAACTCTTAGTACAAAAGGTCAGAAGTTATACAATGATGTCTGGAGCGAAGTTCAAGAAAAGATTTCACTTAAGCTAAGAGACTTTCCAATCAAAAATCGTAAGATGATGGTTGCAAATCTTCAAAAGCTAAAGAGTATTATTGATTAA
- a CDS encoding SDR family NAD(P)-dependent oxidoreductase, with the protein MNRICLKNKVIAITGSTGGLGQALCLELAKKGALLALMDIDSEKINLQASELGGLALEVDVTNLNSIELAMAKVNKHFGKIDIIIANAGITKIAPMVSSSEKDFSRVIDINLNGAWRTFKAALPYISDSSGYMAAICSMASFVHCPLQASYSASKAGLHAVCNSVRMEVKHLGVGIGSYHPTFFPSPLMDGVTSDPVGNKLWGGNKEGPWKMITIEEVISDIITGIEERAELVVIPKRKTLVAKASGFFRRYIERRGFKGSEIEEAISLSQRS; encoded by the coding sequence ATGAATAGAATTTGCCTAAAGAATAAAGTCATTGCCATTACTGGCTCTACAGGAGGTCTAGGCCAAGCTCTTTGTTTAGAGTTAGCGAAAAAGGGCGCTCTATTGGCCTTGATGGATATTGATTCTGAAAAGATAAATTTACAAGCAAGTGAGCTGGGTGGCCTAGCACTTGAAGTTGATGTGACAAACCTTAATTCAATTGAGCTTGCAATGGCAAAGGTCAATAAGCACTTTGGAAAAATCGATATCATTATTGCAAATGCTGGTATTACAAAAATTGCCCCAATGGTTTCCTCAAGTGAAAAAGATTTTTCACGAGTGATCGACATTAACCTAAATGGGGCCTGGAGAACTTTTAAAGCTGCTCTTCCCTATATTTCTGATAGTTCTGGCTATATGGCCGCAATATGTTCGATGGCCTCATTTGTCCATTGTCCACTACAGGCTTCATACTCCGCTAGTAAAGCAGGTCTTCATGCTGTTTGTAACAGCGTCCGAATGGAAGTGAAACATTTAGGAGTTGGTATTGGTAGTTATCATCCAACTTTTTTTCCATCTCCATTAATGGATGGGGTCACAAGCGATCCAGTTGGAAATAAACTATGGGGCGGTAATAAAGAAGGTCCTTGGAAGATGATTACTATTGAGGAGGTTATCTCTGATATTATTACTGGTATAGAGGAGAGAGCAGAGCTTGTCGTTATTCCGAAGCGTAAGACTCTCGTTGCGAAGGCGAGTGGGTTTTTTAGGCGCTATATTGAACGTCGCGGATTTAAGGGCAGTGAAATAGAAGAAGCAATTTCTCTTTCTCAAAGAAGCTAG
- a CDS encoding PEGA domain-containing protein, giving the protein MRNLFILVTLFVLTSCATVLKGTDQSITFTSSPEGAVVLIDGVERGVTPLTVKLKKNQFDTIMIKKKGYKTVSRPLEKSFDGVAIINVFWDLSTTDAVTGAIYEYSPNSYHFELRKKSKTTAMR; this is encoded by the coding sequence ATGAGAAATCTATTTATTTTAGTAACATTATTTGTCTTAACATCATGTGCAACTGTATTAAAAGGTACAGATCAATCGATTACATTCACAAGTAGCCCAGAAGGTGCTGTTGTACTAATTGACGGAGTAGAAAGAGGAGTTACACCTCTTACTGTTAAGCTTAAAAAAAATCAATTTGATACAATAATGATCAAAAAGAAAGGCTACAAAACTGTTTCTAGACCACTTGAAAAGAGTTTTGATGGCGTAGCTATTATCAACGTATTCTGGGATCTTTCAACAACAGATGCAGTCACTGGTGCTATTTATGAATATTCTCCAAATAGCTACCACTTTGAACTTAGAAAAAAATCTAAAACAACAGCTATGAGATGA
- a CDS encoding radical SAM/SPASM domain-containing protein: MLDRIFIEISNICNLQCTFCPVVERDKKVMGPEDFERILVQAKPLAKQVCLHLMGEPLAHPNFTKIMEICEDNGVPVQITTNGVVIAGRKDVLLKSKVLRQINFSIQSYKDNFPNRDFNTYLRPILEFSRELHEVSPETYVNYRLWNLGRSEQIIKENEEVFETLERFYDIEINRRTQVESIKSKRIWNKVYLHFDTHFDWPSWDLPHQGETGKCHALKTHIGIHADGTVVPCCLDKESQIPLGNVLDENLKNILSSPRAVAMRQGFDNNIRVEKFCQHCTYINRFQKN; this comes from the coding sequence ATGCTAGACAGAATCTTTATCGAAATTTCAAATATTTGTAACTTACAGTGTACGTTCTGTCCTGTTGTTGAGCGCGATAAGAAGGTTATGGGTCCAGAGGATTTTGAAAGAATTCTCGTTCAGGCCAAGCCCCTGGCGAAACAAGTATGTCTTCACTTAATGGGTGAGCCTTTGGCCCATCCTAATTTTACAAAGATCATGGAGATTTGTGAAGACAATGGTGTTCCTGTGCAGATTACGACTAATGGAGTTGTCATTGCTGGACGTAAGGATGTTCTTTTAAAGAGTAAAGTTTTGAGACAAATCAACTTCTCTATTCAAAGTTATAAGGATAATTTTCCTAATCGAGATTTTAATACATATTTAAGACCAATTTTAGAATTCTCTAGAGAACTTCATGAAGTCTCTCCTGAAACTTATGTAAATTATCGTTTATGGAATCTTGGGCGAAGTGAACAAATCATAAAAGAAAATGAAGAGGTCTTTGAGACTCTAGAGCGCTTCTACGATATTGAAATAAATCGGCGTACGCAGGTTGAATCGATAAAGAGTAAGAGGATTTGGAATAAGGTATATCTTCATTTTGACACTCATTTCGATTGGCCATCTTGGGATTTACCTCATCAAGGGGAAACAGGGAAGTGTCACGCTTTAAAGACTCATATTGGGATTCATGCAGATGGTACAGTTGTTCCTTGCTGTCTTGATAAAGAGAGCCAGATACCACTTGGTAATGTTTTAGATGAAAATTTAAAAAACATTCTTAGTTCACCTAGAGCTGTAGCAATGAGACAGGGCTTCGATAATAATATTCGTGTTGAGAAATTTTGTCAGCACTGTACGTATATCAATCGTTTTCAAAAAAATTAA
- a CDS encoding GNAT family N-acetyltransferase, whose translation MWQPPRIETKRLVLREVRLSDKDAVFEYGKKPHISKYTLWEPHETVEDSVDFIEKYAFSNYEQQVPEPFAITLKGDDRLIGCVGCFWVSTKNKCMELAYVLNDDFWGKGIVVEAAQEVVSYCFENFDIERIQCRCKAENIQSERVMQKLGFKYEGLLRNEIYHRGKHWDMKYYSILRSEVK comes from the coding sequence ATGTGGCAACCACCAAGAATTGAAACAAAAAGACTTGTACTAAGAGAAGTAAGGCTCAGTGACAAGGATGCGGTATTTGAATATGGAAAGAAGCCACATATCTCGAAGTATACCCTTTGGGAGCCTCATGAGACGGTAGAAGATAGTGTCGACTTTATTGAGAAGTATGCTTTTTCAAACTACGAACAACAGGTTCCTGAGCCATTTGCAATTACCCTTAAAGGTGATGATAGGCTAATTGGTTGTGTTGGTTGTTTTTGGGTTTCAACAAAAAACAAGTGCATGGAACTTGCCTATGTACTTAATGATGACTTTTGGGGAAAGGGGATTGTTGTTGAGGCTGCCCAGGAAGTTGTTAGCTACTGCTTTGAGAACTTTGATATTGAGCGAATTCAGTGTCGATGTAAGGCCGAGAATATACAAAGTGAAAGGGTCATGCAAAAGCTAGGTTTTAAGTATGAGGGACTACTTCGCAATGAAATCTATCATCGTGGGAAGCATTGGGATATGAAGTACTATTCAATTTTAAGATCAGAAGTAAAATGA
- a CDS encoding DUF4105 domain-containing protein: protein MINYLLIFLSFSFNVFALDNKALNDRFLVNSLLFDDNRKLANSNYFYLGEEDTIPSEINENVKVSLEHKKKYKCNYPFRYLRINKKEKIENILRSCPKLASFYDSFQKQFVSLTFATESINGPASSFGHILIVFHDSITPDGDADVIEFSARPPENIGAIEYLKNGISGQFDGYYSRKKYSISLLEYSIQEQRNFININLNYSREKIDNLILSLYEVQKIKLPYYFFTKNCAYFLSRLLGNVDERFHKPKYLNAPFSLFKRIQNKSAVVARTTVDKILLASNDDTAQYYSDEYQFMYKKKWNSQYAYKSQTDVELIDNHYFDNINLKNLGSSLEFTYSTDKRSRFHFKLVSKNIEDQQFNINSYTSFELLGLGLTIDSEKANANIRIIDVSDYPIFTTSLPKISWNLNSYYEEEIEGELFFGLRFGEEYSIIPLVGFNTLNDTFLKLSFFTDLTNELRAIYSAEYGNIDDIFHKFKILYSIRNYNLEMSIKNDSNNTEILTGFKYYLDIL from the coding sequence ATGATAAATTATTTACTCATATTTCTTTCGTTCAGTTTTAATGTTTTTGCATTAGATAATAAGGCATTAAATGATCGTTTCTTAGTAAATTCTTTACTCTTTGATGATAATAGAAAACTGGCTAATAGCAACTACTTTTATTTGGGGGAAGAAGATACAATTCCATCAGAAATTAATGAGAATGTAAAAGTGTCTCTTGAACATAAGAAGAAGTACAAATGTAATTATCCATTTAGATATTTACGAATTAATAAGAAAGAAAAAATTGAGAATATCTTAAGGTCGTGTCCCAAACTGGCGTCCTTTTATGACTCATTTCAAAAGCAGTTTGTTTCTTTGACATTTGCTACTGAATCTATAAATGGACCAGCTTCTTCTTTTGGCCATATATTAATTGTATTTCACGATAGTATTACACCAGATGGTGATGCTGATGTGATTGAGTTTTCTGCCCGGCCACCGGAAAATATCGGTGCTATTGAATATTTGAAAAATGGTATCTCTGGGCAATTTGATGGATATTATTCACGTAAAAAATACTCAATAAGTTTATTGGAGTATTCGATTCAAGAACAACGTAATTTTATTAATATTAACCTTAATTATTCTCGTGAAAAAATTGATAACTTAATTCTAAGTTTGTATGAAGTACAAAAGATAAAACTACCTTATTATTTTTTCACAAAAAACTGTGCCTATTTTCTATCAAGACTCCTTGGAAATGTTGATGAAAGATTTCATAAACCAAAATATCTCAATGCACCTTTTTCATTGTTTAAAAGGATTCAGAACAAATCTGCTGTTGTAGCACGTACAACCGTTGATAAAATTCTTCTCGCTAGCAATGATGATACGGCACAGTATTACTCTGATGAATATCAATTTATGTATAAAAAAAAATGGAACTCTCAATATGCTTATAAAAGTCAAACAGATGTTGAGCTTATTGATAATCATTACTTCGATAATATAAATCTTAAAAATTTAGGAAGCTCTCTTGAATTTACTTATAGTACAGATAAACGATCTCGATTTCATTTTAAACTAGTTTCTAAAAATATAGAGGATCAGCAATTTAATATTAACTCATATACTTCGTTTGAACTATTAGGTCTTGGGTTAACAATTGACTCTGAAAAGGCGAATGCAAATATAAGAATTATCGATGTATCTGATTATCCAATTTTTACAACTTCTTTACCTAAGATAAGTTGGAACTTAAATTCATATTACGAAGAAGAAATTGAAGGTGAATTATTTTTCGGTCTACGCTTTGGTGAAGAGTACTCTATTATACCACTTGTCGGGTTTAACACTTTAAACGATACATTTTTAAAATTATCTTTTTTTACAGATTTAACTAATGAGCTAAGAGCAATCTACTCAGCAGAATATGGCAACATAGACGATATTTTTCATAAGTTTAAAATACTATATTCTATTCGTAACTATAACTTAGAGATGAGTATAAAGAACGATTCTAACAATACAGAGATCTTAACAGGTTTTAAATATTACTTAGATATTCTTTAA
- a CDS encoding lipid A-modifier LpxR family protein: MKLFFILTLFNLAISTFAQSKPKNEFSIKIENDAAFQTDRYYSNGLELMYQRRFYSQGSLTKFRLGVSHKIYTPEATLSTTVVEGDHPYTGLLYGILGFSHVNSNYYFRADLWTGQQGPNAKAGILQNLFHKMTPSSQVNGWQNQTSNQYFFNGEFKIIKINRGPIFELSPWLQGHYGGLKRDIEIGLKLGMRLGFLEFFANGSAVANYFDAVLQGSKKVNSVYVISDEDMEDIYYKADAGFNFFFSAMRITLKANWNGAQFKGASNHTYATLETSFYF; encoded by the coding sequence ATGAAGTTGTTCTTCATATTAACCCTATTCAATTTGGCCATCTCGACTTTTGCCCAAAGTAAGCCCAAGAATGAGTTTTCAATAAAAATTGAAAACGATGCTGCTTTTCAGACGGATCGATACTATTCCAATGGCCTTGAGCTTATGTATCAAAGGAGATTTTATTCCCAGGGCTCCCTTACGAAGTTTCGCCTCGGTGTCTCCCACAAAATCTACACCCCAGAAGCGACGTTAAGTACGACAGTTGTTGAAGGCGATCATCCATATACAGGACTCCTCTACGGAATATTAGGTTTTTCCCACGTTAACAGTAACTATTATTTCCGCGCTGATCTTTGGACTGGACAACAAGGGCCAAATGCGAAGGCCGGTATCTTACAAAATCTCTTTCATAAGATGACTCCCTCTTCACAAGTGAATGGTTGGCAAAATCAAACAAGTAATCAATATTTTTTTAATGGTGAGTTTAAAATTATTAAGATAAATCGTGGCCCAATTTTTGAGCTATCTCCATGGCTACAAGGACACTATGGCGGCCTTAAACGTGACATTGAAATTGGCCTAAAACTTGGGATGAGGCTTGGGTTCTTAGAATTCTTCGCCAATGGCTCAGCTGTTGCAAATTATTTTGATGCTGTCCTTCAGGGCTCAAAGAAAGTCAATTCGGTCTATGTTATTTCAGATGAAGACATGGAAGATATTTACTATAAAGCAGACGCAGGATTTAACTTCTTCTTTAGTGCTATGAGAATAACACTAAAGGCCAACTGGAATGGAGCTCAGTTTAAAGGGGCCTCTAACCACACATATGCAACCCTTGAGACATCATTTTACTTCTGA